GCGGGCGACCCCGGCAAGCGCCGCGGCGTCCTGCTCTCCAACCCGGGTGGACCCGGCGGCCCGGGGCTCGACCTGCCGCTGTACTTCACGGAGACCATGCCCGAGTCCGTGACCGACCGCTACGACCTGATCGGGTTCGACCCGCGCGGCATCGGGCGGAGCACACCGGTCAACTGCGGTCTCACCGACGACGAGAAGCGCTTCCCGCGCTCGTACCGGCCGTTCGACGAGAGCGTCGCCCGGGCGAAGAGCGTCGCGGACAAGTGCCGCAAGGAGACGGGCCCGGCGCTCGCGCACATGACGACCCGCAACACCGCGCGGGACATGGACGTCCTGCGGGCCGTCCTCGGCGAGAAGAAGATCTCGTACTACGGCGTCTCGTACGGGACCGCGCTCGGCTCCGTCTACACACAGCTGTTCCCCCGGCGCGCCGACCGGTTCGTCCTGGACAGCGCCGTCGACCCGAAGCTGATGTGGCGCAAGATGTTCCAGGTGTGGGCGTCGGAGGCCGAGCCGGCGTTCGCGCGCTGGACGCGGTGGACCGCCGCGCACTCGGCGACGTACGACCTGGGGAAGACGCCGGCCGAAGTATCGCGGACCTTCTGGGACTTGGTGGAGCGGGCGGACCGCGACCCGATCGACGTGGGCACGGCCAAGCTCACCGGCACCGACATCCGCGGCTTCCTGCGCCGCGAGTTCTTCACCCCGCGCAGCGCAGCCGAGCTCGTCGGCATGCTGAAGGACGCCGCCGCGGGCAAGCCGGTCCCCGACTTCCCGGCCGAGCCGGAGAGCCCGGACAACCTGGTGTCGGCGCTCTGGACCGTCGTGTGCGGCGACGCGCCCATGCCGCGCGACCCGGAGACGTACCGCCGCGACTCGGTCCGTGACGCGGCGCGCCATCCGCTCTTCGGCGACTTCGCGTCCAACATCAACCCGTGCGCCTTCTGGGACCGTCCGGTGGAGCCCCTGACGAAGGTCGACAACCACGTGCGTTCGCTGATCGTGCAGAACGAGTGGGACTCGCAGACCCCGCTGTCGACCGCGCGCGGCATGCACCGCGCGCTCAAGGGATCCCGGCTGCTGACCGTCGACGAGGGCGAGGGGCACGGCGTCGTCTACGGCATGTCGGCGGGCCCCGCCAACCGGTGCGCCGAGGACACCGCCACGGCCTACCTGGTCGCCGGCAGGCTGCCGGCGAAGGACGTGACGTGCCGGGCCGCGCCGGGCGTCAAGCCCACGCAGCCGCTCTCCCCGGCCTCCCCGGCCTTCGGCTGACGCCGGGCGGCGGGTCTACCGCACGCGGTCGACCCGCCGCTCGTCCCACACCGGCTCCGGCGTCTCACGGACCCGGCCGTCGCTGCCGAAGACCAGATAGCGGTCGAAGGAGCGGGCGAACCAGCGGTCGTGGGTGACGGCGAGGACCGTGCCCTGGAACGACTCCAGACCTTCCTGGAGCGCCTCCGCGGACTCCAGGTCCAGGTTGTCGGTGGGCTCGTCGAGGAGCAGCGCCGTGCAGCCCTGCAGTTCGAGCAGCAGGATCTGGAAGCGGGCCTGCTGGCCGCCGGAGAGCCGCTCGAACTTCTGCTCGGCCTGCTGCGTCAGCTCGTACCGCCGCAGCCGGGACATCGCGGCGCCGCGGTCCTGCGCGTGCTCGCG
The window above is part of the Streptomyces venezuelae genome. Proteins encoded here:
- a CDS encoding alpha/beta hydrolase — translated: MPHSVPRRRRLSLVALAVTAVLTPGLAALPASAAPGQDAGSRPLSRFTDQQPDWKRCGPDTPAAYQCASIKVPLDYRDPGGTAIDVAISRIRAGDPGKRRGVLLSNPGGPGGPGLDLPLYFTETMPESVTDRYDLIGFDPRGIGRSTPVNCGLTDDEKRFPRSYRPFDESVARAKSVADKCRKETGPALAHMTTRNTARDMDVLRAVLGEKKISYYGVSYGTALGSVYTQLFPRRADRFVLDSAVDPKLMWRKMFQVWASEAEPAFARWTRWTAAHSATYDLGKTPAEVSRTFWDLVERADRDPIDVGTAKLTGTDIRGFLRREFFTPRSAAELVGMLKDAAAGKPVPDFPAEPESPDNLVSALWTVVCGDAPMPRDPETYRRDSVRDAARHPLFGDFASNINPCAFWDRPVEPLTKVDNHVRSLIVQNEWDSQTPLSTARGMHRALKGSRLLTVDEGEGHGVVYGMSAGPANRCAEDTATAYLVAGRLPAKDVTCRAAPGVKPTQPLSPASPAFG